The nucleotide window TCATGGACTGGTACGTGGCTCCTCGCACCCCCTTCGTGTTCGGCCACGAGCTGAGCGGCGAGATCGCGGCGGTCGGAGAAGGAGTTACCGGCTGGCGGGTGGGAGATCCCGTGTTCGTGCACCACCACGCACCCTGCGGGGATTGCGCGGCCTGCCTTCGGGGAGACGAGGTCCACTGCGCCGCGTGGCGCGCAAGCCGCCTGGAGCCGGGCGGGATGGCGGAGTACGTGCGGGTACCCTCGGGAATCCTGCACCGTGACACCCTGCGTCTGCCCCCAGGGGTGGGCTTCGACGATGCGGCCCTCACCGAGCCCGTGGCGTGCGCGGTGAAGGCCCTGCGGCGGGCGGATCGGCTGCTGACCGGGCTCGAGGCACGGGGGCAGGGCCTAGGAGGGGCCCGGGTGCTGCTCCTAGGTGCGGGATTCTCCGGACAGGTGCTTGGAACCCTCGCCCGCAGGTGGGGTGCCCGGGAGCTGCTCGCCGTGGACCCGTCGTCCGAACGGAGGGATCTGGCCCGGCGGTGGGCAACGACCGTGCTTCATCCGGAAGCGGTCGCGTCCCACGAGGTGGATCTGGCGGTGGTGGCCGTCGCCTCCCCACAGGCCGTGGCCACCGCGGTACGGGCGGTGCGCTCCGGCGGCGTGGTGCTCCTCTACGCACCCCTCCCGCCCGGAAGCCCGCTGCCTCTAGATGCGCACGAGCTCTTCTTCCGGGAGATCACCCTTCTCCCGTCGTATTCCGCGGGCCCCCGGGACACCCGAGAGGCCCTCCGGTGGATCGCGGAGGGGGAGATCCGGGCCACGGAATTCGTCACCCACCGGTTCCCCCTCCGTCAGGTGCAGGAAGCCTACCGGACCGCGCGGGCCGGAGGACCGGCCCTCAAGGTCCTGGTAGAGATGCCCTAAAAGGCGTACGGGGCTGTGTGGGGGTTGGTGGCGACGGCCTCCCACTCCGCATCGTCGAGGGGCCGCGGTGGATCCCGCTCCGCGTTCACCGGGCAGAGAAAGCCGAAGGGCTCCTCGCCCTCGTTGATCCATCGGTGCGGCACCAGGGGCGGGACGTAGAGGAGGTCGTAGGGCGCGAGCTCGAAGACCCGGGTTCCCACCACCGCCCGCCCGCGGCCCCGCAGCACGAGGATGAAGTGCACGTGCTCATGCTTCTCGAAGCTGCTGTATCCCCCGGGCTCGATCTCGAAGTACCGCAGGGCGAACGCGGCGGGCACCTCCGGCGGGCTTGCCAGGGTGAACCGCCACACCCCCCGCCAGCCCATCCCCCGGATCTCCCCCACATGGAACTTGTAGAGCTTGGGTTCGATCCCCTCCCACCGGAAGCGCTCCGGATCGAAGGGTCGCTTATAGGCCGCCGGGATCTCTGCGGACGTATCGCGCATAGCCTTCCCTCCCAGAGCCCGCAGGGGCAGC belongs to Armatimonadota bacterium and includes:
- a CDS encoding alcohol dehydrogenase catalytic domain-containing protein, translating into MSPLPATMHAAVLRAPGEVEIRELPTPHPGPGEVVVRVRACGICGSDLMDWYVAPRTPFVFGHELSGEIAAVGEGVTGWRVGDPVFVHHHAPCGDCAACLRGDEVHCAAWRASRLEPGGMAEYVRVPSGILHRDTLRLPPGVGFDDAALTEPVACAVKALRRADRLLTGLEARGQGLGGARVLLLGAGFSGQVLGTLARRWGARELLAVDPSSERRDLARRWATTVLHPEAVASHEVDLAVVAVASPQAVATAVRAVRSGGVVLLYAPLPPGSPLPLDAHELFFREITLLPSYSAGPRDTREALRWIAEGEIRATEFVTHRFPLRQVQEAYRTARAGGPALKVLVEMP
- a CDS encoding cupin domain-containing protein, yielding MRDTSAEIPAAYKRPFDPERFRWEGIEPKLYKFHVGEIRGMGWRGVWRFTLASPPEVPAAFALRYFEIEPGGYSSFEKHEHVHFILVLRGRGRAVVGTRVFELAPYDLLYVPPLVPHRWINEGEEPFGFLCPVNAERDPPRPLDDAEWEAVATNPHTAPYAF